In Miscanthus floridulus cultivar M001 chromosome 8, ASM1932011v1, whole genome shotgun sequence, the sequence AAATTCATTTGATTGGCTAAAAAACTACTGTTGCTTTTTGCCTGGGCAAGCTAGTAGTAGTAATCAGGCTGATATGCAGAATAGTTGGTGCGGAGCATGTTAGCTTGAAtctgtacttgatcttgtgctAATGTGAgcaaatgtgtgtgtgtgtttgcagaagttttttttttaaacaatTCTTGCAACTGGCatggttgttttttttttgtgtgtactCAAGCAGCAGTACTGATATGGATGGCTTTTGTTAACTAGCACTACTCTTACAGGATGTTGCAAGGAGTGTGACAACACGTGATATACAGGAAGCGCGTCGGCAAGACATAAAGAATGAAATCCTCAATTCTGAGAAGTAAGATCCTTTCTGCAACTAAAGCAGCTAAATTGTTGGTAGAATGCAAATTGCATAATGATAGTTTAATATCTTGAAAACAACCTATTGGTTCTTCccggaaaaagaaaaggaaaaaaaaaactcattgCCGGTATACTGCTAGATAGTAACAAACTGTGCTTTCTTGCTGAGAAACCGAGAACATCAATTGTACATATTTTTCATGAAACAAAAGAccattttcatttgaattcatttctgCGCCAATAATATTTTCTTCCCTAATAGTCATGCCTTTTTTTACCTTGTAGATTGAAGTCTCATTTTGAAGAGAATCCAAGGGACCTTGGTAAGATTTACAAGTTCTGTGCAGAATAGTTGTGTTTGTATGTAACCTGTCTAAGCAACCATAATGGATATTTTATTTCTCCTTTGCAGATTTGCTCAAGCACGATAAGTTGCTAAGCAACAAGGAAATTCCTGCACACCTGCGTGATGTCCCTGACTACCTAATTGATCCGAAAACAAAAGAAGCGAGCAATGTTGTCAAACTTTCCAGGGCTGCTATGGGTATCGAAAAGCCCCAAAGGcggaaaagacaggggttcaagGGAGGATCAGGGAAAAGTAGAGACCCTCTTAAGACTTTCTCTGCTGAGGTGCGTTTACCCATTTGATGGCTTCAAAAATTCAGATTAAACTTTAATGACATTTCTTGACATCAAGCATGGTCTGGTTTCCTGAACTGCCCTGAAAGTTCAGTTCCGTGGCTTGTTTCTTCTTTGGTCATGTGATGCCCGATCGGCTGCGCTTGTTGCAGTGCTGTttgtgctgctgctgcagcaaAGTCTTCAATAACTACAGTGACTGGAGAGAGAAAAGCATGCAGCCACAGCTGCCACCGTCGCCGAAAAATGGCAGCAGAGCAGAGCTGGCAGAGTTGGCAGTTGCTCAAACTTGCTACAAGCGACTAGAGAAACATATATAGAGCTAAAATAGTCTTGATAGTGCTTCTGGATCTGGTCTTTTATTCTATCTGTCGAATGATGCGGTGCAATCCTTTCATGTTCTGATTTTCTTGTTTACTGGCAGGGCAAACGAGGGAGACGGAGGAAAGATAGAGAAGGCGAACCAGGTAGAAGAAAGAGTAGGAAGGCAGAAAGTTGATTTTGCAGGGAGTTTGCTATCAAGGTCGCTCAATTTTGTAGGCTTCTTGTTTTAAGCCACGACAAACTGTTGTATCGGTGACACATGACAAACTGTTGTGTCGGTGACACTCGTAGCTAAGGAGTGATTTTTATTGCCTGATGTATATTTACGACTAAAAGCGTAAACTCCTTCCAGCTAGAAACATGAAACTTCTTTTTTAGAACATGGAAGTGATTAGATAGAACACAATGTAAGCAACCAAACAAAATTTTACCAAACGCGACTTGTGTATCAAACACCAACTGTTTATATTGGCTTGATGTAGTCGTGCTGCATGTAAGATCTAATACGAAGAAaagcaaaggaaaagaaaaggatcgGTTGCAGCCCGCTGCTCGCACTAACTGATTTGGCATCAGTTTTACTGTCTTGATAACATAAATATAGCAATCTCCTAGTACTATTCCTTTTAAAATTATGACCACACGTTTGAAAAAGAAAGTATTAACATTCGTTCGGCTGATCAGTTTTTGATTGAGGCCTGTTTAGTTTCCTCctaaaatgccaaatttttcaagatttcccgtcacatcaaatctttggacgcatgcatgaagcattaaatataaataaaaaataaaactaattacacagtttagacgaaatccacgagatgaatcttttaagcctaattagactatgattgaacactaattgccaaataacaacaaaaacgctacagtagtgttttgccaaaaaatttggcaTCCAAACTGGCCCTGATTTTGAATGATTCAATAGTATTttatgagagagaataagctgaaacaagcggaGAGTGGAGCAACCGAACGAGCTGATTCAGTTTCCTTCCATTGCATGATGAAACCTGTTCCATCACATTGCATGTTCCATGGAATTTTTTACAAAGCCACTGGCTTCAAACTCTGCATTTTTTTTCCTACGATTCCATTCTGTTAGTACTCATTTAGTACGTTTAGGCCTCCAGctatataaaaaaaaactaaaaaaaacttCATCCCGCGAGCGCTTTATGATGATTCAGTGATTCACGAAACAATTTCGGAGCTATAGAGCAGCTCACTGTTCGATCTTCATGGAGCCTGTAGAGCATAGAAGGAACATTTCTGTCAGAATAAGATGGATGGATTACTACGGTGCGACGGCCTCGGCGCGGCGGAGCTGGGGAGCGgtgctgcggcggcgcggcgtgCTCGGCACGGTGTTGGCGCGACGACATCGTGCCAGAGCCTGGCCAGGGCCGGACCGCCCGTTTAACCCCATCCATATCTCTGCTGTGACTCTGTCCCATATCCAAACGCCTACCCGTCTCCTCCCCGTCGCCTCCACCTCTCCTACGACCCGGCCTCTGTCGATGCTCTCTCCATGGCACCCTCTCCTCTCCCCCCTTACACCTCCTGCCATGGAGCTACGTTCACCGCTGAACTCACAGAACTGCTCCCTTTACTCCTCCAttagaccaccaccaccaccgcgctCCTTGGCGCGGGCGCCCCGGGCCCCCACGCTTTCCGCCACCGCAGCGGCCGCCGTCTCGTCGCTGTCCACCACCGCAGCGGCGGCCGTCTCGTCGCCTTCCTGTCCAAAGAAGAAGGTCTAGTCTCCATTCGCCACCCCAACTCTCGCTGTTAGCACGGATGTCGAGGCTAACTTTCCCGCGCCTTCTCTCTATTACGAAGGTTCTCGTGCCCGTCGCCATGGGTACGGAGGAGATGGAGGCGGTCATCGTCGCCGGCGTCCTCCGGCGAGCTGGCGCTGACGTGACGCTTGCCTCTGTGGAGGACGGCCTCGAGGTGGAGGCGTCCTGCGGCTCCCGCATCGTCGCCGACACGCACATTGCCTCCTGCGCTGACCAAATGTTCGATCTTGTGGCTCTCCCGGTAACTCACTCTCTCTTCTTTTACTGACCTACAGTACGTGGCATAGATGGTTCCTGTGGAGCTTACTGTATCGAGGATAGGAATTAGCAAGAGAAACGATTCAGAAGCGTCAATCGTTCTAATACGTATTTTGACAGCAACGAAAATTTTACAATCTTTCGTAAAAAAAAAAGTAGTAATATGACAATACTTCACTCCCGCGCCATTTTCTCCATGATTGCTCAATTTTCGTGCTGATGGTGAGTGGTCAATCTCTCACGGTCTCACCTTTTTGTTCTGTGGTGTTACATGTGTACATCACTTACTGGCAGTGCGCAAAATACCATATTTGATTCATGCATTGCTGTGTCCAGGGAGGAATGCCTGGTTCAGTGCGGTTGAGAGACTGTGATATCCTTCAGAGGATCACAGTTAGACAGGCTGAGGAGAAAAGATTGTATGGTGCTATATGTGCCGCACCGGCGGTTGTTCTAATGCCGTGGGGTCTCCACAGGAGAAAAAAGGTGATCAATTTGCTATATGGATAAATTTAGTCTACTGATATTTGGGTTTTGTAGTgacatggttttttttttttacttctttCTTTACAAGATCACCTGTCACCCATCTTTTATAGGAGATCTCCCTGCATTCCGAGCTGTTGAATCAAATGTTCAGGTTTCAGGAGAGCTTACTACAAGTCGTGGCCCAGGGACAGCATTTCAGTTCGCTTTATCATTTGTTGAGCAAATATTTGGACCTCGTGCAGCTGAAGATATGAACAGGATTTTGGTTTGTCCAAAGAAactttaatattttttttatttcacaTAATACCTTTAAGCGAATGGGTCTGTAGCCTTGTGGTCATAGGAGCCTTAGTTGCACCTTAGATCCTGTGTTCAACTCCCTGTGGGAGAGCGAATTTAAATAGGCCTGGGTTAAAAAACACCACTCGTCAGTCGTGTTCCTGAGTTAGACGTGTAACCACCCGAGTCGCTTTCAACGAGTTGCACATGGCCGCAGGCATGTGTCCTGGGCCCTTGGTGGCACGTCCAGGACAGCCGGCCTTAGGGTGTTTCTCAGCCTATGCGCGAGAagtttcttcttaatgcaatgccacAGAGGGCGTTAGGTCgagtttttcttctttttgtagTCCTTTTGTTGATTAGAGAACTGAGGATATCTATTTGTAGATCCTCCAGTTGAGAGGCTTGTTCCAGGACCTCCAAAGCcccaggagagagagagagaggggggggggggggggggggggggggggtatgtcCCTGTGGGAGTTATTTCCTTTTAGCTGATCAGGTTGTTTGACATAGAAAATCAGTCTGATGTGGTGGTTAAGGTCATGGGTCCTCCCTTACCAgcttaaataaataaaatctatgaCACATGATTTGTCCTTTTCATTCTTGTTTCCCCCCATTAAATTCAGTTTGTTCATGCCTACTGTCTACTCAAACTGCTCAGTTTTGTTTATCAATGCTGATGGTTATTTTGTATATTCCCCTATAGATGGCACAAACTCACGACGATCTTGAAAGGAGTGCAGAAGTCAATGAACTTGAGTGGTCTGTTGATCTCAATCCTGATGTAAGTCACCTTAAACTGCATGCTTCATCATCTTATACATGGGTTCATCCTTTACCAAGGATTTTATGTCACAATATGGAGGGCATCATGCttaaatgaaaaatataattttaatCTAGGCATTTATTATATTTAAAAATcaatacatcagagtaaattactGTACAATTTGGCCTGCTATACTTAATGTAGTTGATCTTTCTGTTCCTGCTCAAATGCTGGATTGCTGTTTTATTATATCTAGTCTAGGGAATTCCAGTCATACTCATATGCCATATCCATGGACATTACATGGAATGATATGATTGGCTTCACCTATATTTTGTTGGAGTGTTGGCTGTTTTATTATAACATTGAGGTTGATTTGACATCGGAAACAGGTTCTTATTCCAATTGCAAATGGGTCTGAAGAGATGGAGATCATAATTCTGGTTGATATTTTAAGACGGGCAAAGATAAATGTGGTATTAGCGTCAGTTGAAAAATCTCCAACTATTCTTGGATCCCAAAGGATAAAGATTGTTGCTGATAAAAGCATTATGAGTGCCTCTGATTCAATATATGATCTAATCATTCTTCCTGTAAGGTTTCTTGCAGTTCATCTTTTTATTTGGATGATCATAAATGGTGACACACATTTCAACAATATATCTGCCATTTAATTGATTCATAGACATGGGACAAAATTGTCCCCACCGGATATTATTCCTTTGATGATGTCATGTTATTGATAAACAAAAAGTAAGGCCACTCTGAAGTGCATGTGATGTTGTACAGGAGTTAATATAGGTGTATATTAGCAATAAGCTAGTTTACTATGAAACGATCCAACTGAACAAAGCTTAAAACAAGAGAATCTTCATTCTTGCATTCTTACACAGCGCCTGGCTTTTAGATGTCATTTACAGTTTTTTATGGTATCACAATCAGTTGTACTAGCACATTGATCTTTGAGATTTAGCAGTTCCATTTAGACGGTTTAGTTTCTAGAATTCTAGTGGTGTTGTATCTCAGCATATGGTTGTCCATAGCAACGTTTGTATATTTATCAGATAAATCATGTGTATACTTCAATTAtgaatctcttttttttttctcaaacacgcaggagagctgcgtatcattgtattaatagaAGAAGAGAGTCGTACATAGACCCAAACCCACACACACACCCACTAGTACATGGAATCAATTATGAATCTCTATCTTGCTCTGAAACTATTTTTGTGTACTTAGTTTTTGGGCTTTATAAATGCAAAGGTGACTAAATTTATGCCTTTTAATCGTGTGCAGCTACATGCTGTGTTGTTCTTGTTTCATTTTATATGTTGCATCTTTCATAATCCAGGGAGGACCTGCTGGAGCTGAGCGGCTGCACAGGtccagaattctgaagaagttaCTCAAACAACAAATGCAAGCTGGCAGGATGTATGGTGGGGTTTGTTCTGCTCTGAAGGTTCTGCAGCAGCAAGGTTTACTCGAGGTGAAATTCTAAGACtaaaaactcatggcacatcataTTTCCTTGAAATGGAAATTGACATTGGATTATTTTTAACCTCAGGATAAAACAGTGACAGCTCATCATGCTGTAGCCAGTGAGCTCACATGCCAAGTTATAGACCAACCAAAGGTTGTGATCGATGGGAATTTGATCACTGGTAAGGGGCTTGGGACAGTTGTTGATTTTGCCCTAGCTATCATCAGGAAATTTTTTGGCCATGGACGAGCCAAAGCTGTGGCGAATGGAATAGTTTTTGAGTACCCTAAGAGCTAAACCCCAAGAATTGTTGAAATTACGAAATGTGCAATAAGGATAGATGAAACACATTATGGCTGTAATTGAAGATCTGGCTATCTATGCTTCTGATAAAAAGGTGAGCTGATGCTTTTGGGATAGCAAAAGATTCCTCTATTGTTGCCTTTCTGGACAGCTGGAATGAAATCTCCAGATCCACTATATATGTTGGGATGGACCAAATTTACACTGGGAAGCTTCAGTGACAGTCATTTCATCAGCTTCCTGATATGATTTATTGGTGGATAAATGACAGAGTGATTGCTAACTGGTAAGTTCTATTTGATATTGATAGACATGAATACTTGTTTCCACACTCACGATCTTATCTTGGCTGACGTTTTTTAAGGAAAAACACATCTTTTTTTGTACAAAGGCAACATATACACTTTTAAAAAGAGAGAACATATACTTGTAACTTGAGCTCAACAACAATTTGGCGATATCTCTCACTATTGAAATAATGCATGTGCCCGTTCCTCCAGCACTTAAGAATTTTTTGAGGAATCTCATGTTTTTAAGTTTACACAAATGACAACCATTTGCCGGAACTTAACTGATGTAGTGTATGCTATATGCAGATTATGTGCATTCAAAGGAAACTTTACTGTCTCCAATGTGCCTGTATTTGGTTTGGGGGTGTATTTTCCGAGTTTTGAACTCTGACGACCTTAGATGTTGCCATCATGCTATATTGCTATGTGTTCCCATCTGTGAATTCGTCTGAGAAGCTTGGCAAACTAATTTCGGACTTCCCCAGAAACTGTGTTTCAGGAGTGCAGGCTAACAATTGAATCAGTATTTAATTAGATTCGAACTTCAGTGCTGCAGTATTTTATTGGAAGTCATTTTAATCTCTTTGTGTGTGTATTACTGATGAATTGTGTTTTTTAGCTCGATGGGTTAAGCGGGACATGTGCTCGCTTGGCTGTCACTATAAGAAGTAACTCCAGTTACTGAATTTGAAATGCAGTTAGCACAACATAATCGGTTATTTTGCTTGCTGTCTTCAGGCTTTGGCAAGattagcttcttctttttggaTCTGGCAAGTTTAACTTTTGGGGTGAAGCCAAGAGTCGTGCTGCTGACCAAGTCAGAACATGATTCCCAGATCTCAGACTGGAATGTTATCTGAAATACTGTGATAGTTTCTGTAAAAGCGTCGCAATTGTAGACAATCAGAAGAGGAACTGTTGTTATTATGTGGTCAGACACCAGTAACCGCAGTTCTCGTTGTCACACGCGCATGAGCGAGAGCAGTAAATGTTGTTttgagtttcaaaaaaaaaaactcttgttTTGCTTCTACTTTCTTTATAGCTTGTTCGGCTGGCTTTAAGCCGGCCGGCTGGCTGGTTCTGACACTCACGAAAGCACTGTTTacgtcctgccagaacagtatttttcagtcctgccgaacaggcctgGTAGAATCAAAACTAAAAGGAATATATCCAGAATATGAACCCTGTTGTAGGCAGATTATTCTGGGTAGCCATTAGTCCCCAATAACTACATTCACATCCATCTCAGAATAATGTGGACATGCTGCTGTTCTGAGCAAGCCGTTGGTTGCTCTCCGTCCTGATGGACAGGACAGGCGGACACAGGAACTCCCGAGGTTATTCCACAGCTTTGTGCAGGAAAATGTACGGCCATGCTCGCAGATTGCTTAACCCTACTACCGGAGCCATGGTAAAACTGCTGAGGTGTACATGGATTCAATCTAGAAGTGCCTTCAGCCTTGCGATAAAGGTATTATTATTCAGGAAACACAATGGCTCCATTTTTTTTTTACGCTGAACATGATTTTTGAGACGTCCGCCGACCTAGGTTATGGTGCGGCGCTGATCTACACTGTCAAGGTTTGGAGGGTTTCTCGACATATAATGAGAGATCATTCGTTTGGTAGGTCGAATTTTTATGGTGATCTAAAGacatacctttttttttttgtttggagcAAAATCTAAAGACATAGCTATGCCAGGCTCATCCCGTACGTACCCTCATCAATTCAACCCAAAAACACATTGCAGCCCAACTACTAGATCTATGGCTATTAGATTATTTACTAAAGTCATTATCACGGTAGTCCAACTTGGGCccagtttagattgcgaaaaatttggcaaaatgatactgtagcgttttcgttgttatttggcaattagtgtccaatcatagtctaattaggcttaaaagattcgtctcgtggatttcgtctaaactgtgtaattagttttattttttatttatatttaatgcttcatgcatgtgttttcgtattcgatgtgatggggaatcttgaaaaatttagcgttttgggagggaactaaacagggccttgccTGAACTACAGAATTGGACACTCCCTAACTATTAAAACTGGACAAAACACAACTCCACAATAACATTGCCCTGGTTTTCATCCCATGTGACGCTTGTGTGGAGCAATTTTGACATGTAACACAATAGCACTCGAAGTGATGGCAACTGAGAATTCCTTGTTGGGGAATGACATTCCTTGTTGGGGAATAATTTGGGACAGAGAAAGTTCTATTtaagcttataatttgaaacggagcaGTACCAATATGTACATATTTTgtattatatatatgtattataGATTATTAATATCTTTACctatataaaaaatataattctagttttgttctgagtcaaactatcttaaatttaacTAAGTTATAGAAAAATAGCATCGATATTCAAAtaagtatactatgaaaatatatactATTATAAATTAAAGGTACTtatttgtatcataaatattgatgttttttttatagaaatttggtcaaaattaaaatggTTTGGTTTAGGACAAACTTagatttgtattttttttttctataggaCTAAGATCAACCAATCTAGATTAATAGTCCCATGGGGAAACGTCAAAACGGGGACCATCGAGTCAATGCCTAACACTCTAGCAGAGGCTAAGGTAATTGCCCATTCGTACTAATGCACATGTATCCAAAAAATAAACCCAACAGAACTCAGAAAAATCACTGAAGCTAGACCCCGTTTTGATCGGGTGACTAATTGTTACCTGGCTAATGGCTACAGAATTGTTTAGCCATGTGTTTGATACAAAACTAATAGATAGATAAAATCCTGTTAAAAAATCAGTTTTGTTCTTAGAATTGCTGTTCTACTCTCTACATGTGCTGTTTGGGCGCCATTAGCTTGATATTTTGATCGTTCCGTTGCCAGTCTAGCCAGCCATTGCGTTAACAACTAGTTGAGGCTAAGATGAATTGTTATGCAAGTTATTAGCCCCCTGTTTAAATGGGCTAGGGTTAAAAATTAGCTGGCTGTCTTTTTTTATTGTTGTTTTTGACCTAAATTAGCTGGGTCTTGCCAGCTAGTGAGAATCTCCCACCGAGTGACTCTCACCAATTATCTCGATCTGGGAACTGCCGATTCAAAAACTGAGCAAATTTTACTCTCATTCCCGTGCCACTTTGCTGGCAGCTTTGGAAACACCGGCATGACGCCAGTGTGTCCAGACAACAGCCACGGTCTCTCCCTCTGCGTTGTATTGtataatttaatttaatttttttttttaaaaaaaagaggcAGGCTCTGGTAGGCAATGCCGGCTGCTGCGCCAAGACGGAAAGACCAAGCAGTTGGAGACGCATGGTGCTTATCTTTTAGTTCAAACATGTAAACCTTTATATGTTTCGGTTTTTAAAGTGTAACTGCTGAACCTCTGATTTTCGTGAGCTTGCAAGAGGCTCCTTAATGGAATGCCTTGATGGAGCCTCCCCGTCCTTAAAAAGAAACTGGTCAGCAGAAGGGACAATCGTAATGTAcctaagggtgcgtttagattcaaaaaattttggattttggctcactgtagcatttcgtttgtatttagtaattagtgtctaattatggactaattaggttcaaaagtttcgtctcgcgatttctcgaccaactgtgtaattagttttttttttcgtctacatttagtactccatgcatgtgccgcaagattcgatgtgacagttactatgcaaaattttttggcaactaaacaaggcctaactaaTACAATATGTTCAGTTGTATTAAAAAAATGAAAAGTTTTCAGGAACAGGACGATACAGATCTCTACCCCTTAAAAAAAACCGATTCGATGGTGGTGGAATTTTCAGCTGTATATCGTATTTGATGCGTTACCTACAATACCAAGTAACTATATTCATCCTAAAAGCTTCACGAAATAATTGCTGGTGGCTTAATGAGCTATTTGATTTTTTTCATTAACAAATAAATAGCTGTAAAGATAAttaatactccatccgttctaaattataagtcattttgacatTTTTGACACATCTATTTTACTATACATCTAGATATAGTAATATGTATAGATACATACAAAATAAATGAATCGagaaagtcaaagcgacttataatttggaacggtggGAGTAGGAATTTAACATTGGTACATGGCGATGCACGGGTATCATGCCGAGCATATACAATATAAATTGTGCATGCCAAGAAGGGTAGTATTTTCAAGGGCTAATAACTCTTGCCTAAAATGATACACGAATTTTAGATTAGCTGCACCATGCAAAACTAG encodes:
- the LOC136473193 gene encoding protein DJ-1 homolog C → MLSPWHPLLSPLTPPAMELRSPLNSQNCSLYSSIRPPPPPRSLARAPRAPTLSATAAAAVSSLSTTAAAAVSSPSCPKKKVLVPVAMGTEEMEAVIVAGVLRRAGADVTLASVEDGLEVEASCGSRIVADTHIASCADQMFDLVALPGGMPGSVRLRDCDILQRITVRQAEEKRLYGAICAAPAVVLMPWGLHRRKKITCHPSFIGDLPAFRAVESNVQVSGELTTSRGPGTAFQFALSFVEQIFGPRAAEDMNRILMAQTHDDLERSAEVNELEWSVDLNPDVLIPIANGSEEMEIIILVDILRRAKINVVLASVEKSPTILGSQRIKIVADKSIMSASDSIYDLIILPGGPAGAERLHRSRILKKLLKQQMQAGRMYGGVCSALKVLQQQGLLEDKTVTAHHAVASELTCQVIDQPKVVIDGNLITGKGLGTVVDFALAIIRKFFGHGRAKAVANGIVFEYPKS